The DNA window CCGCAGAACGTGGTGCAGAGCAGCGCCCGGGTGGTCGACGTGTTCCGCAAGGCCGGTGTCGACCTGACGTCGACCACGGCGAACCTGGCGTCCGGCGCGACGGCGTCCGCGTCCTACACGGCGTCCGGCACGACGACGGCCGGCGCGATCGACGGGTTGCCGACCACGTCGCCGCTGTGGGGCAGTTACGGCAGCACCAACGCGACCGACTGGTATGAGATCAACTTCGGTACGACGCGAACTGTTGACGAGGCGTGGGTGTACTTCCGCAACGATCGGGCCGGCAATCGATACCGGCCGCCGACTGCGTACACCGTGCAGTACTGGAACGGCTCCGCATGGGTTGACTCGTCAACTCAAGTCAAGTCACCGGCGGCGCCGCAATCCAATTTCAACAGAGTCAACTTCACCGCTGTCACCACGTCGCGGCTGCGGATCGTGTTCACCCAGCCGTCCGGCAGCGCCAAGGTCGGCCTGACCGAGGTGAAGCTGTACAACCGGGGCACCGTCGCGCCGCCGAACCCCAACGTCGCGTCGTCGGCCACACCGAGCGCGTCGTACACCTCGGCGTGGGAGAGCGTCGCGGCGATCAACGACGGCATCGACCCACCGTCGTCCAACGACACCGTCAACCCGCGGTGGGGGACCTGGCCCAACACCGGCCAGCAGTGGGCCGAGCTGACCTGGCCGTCAGCGGTCACGCTCCAGCGGGCGCAGATCTACTTCTTCGACGACGGTCAGGGCATCGACCTGCCGGCGTCCTGGAAACTGCAGTACTGGAACGGCAGCGCCTATGTGGACGTGCCGTCGCCCAGCGGCTATCCGGTCGCCGCCAATCAATACAACGCCGTCACGTTCGGACGGATCAATACGACCCGCCTGCGGGTCGCGCTGACCAGCGGCAGCGCATCCGTCGGACTGCTGGAGGTCAAGGCGTACGCCAGCTGAGACAGCGGCACTCGTGGGCCGGGGGCGACCCCGGCCCACAACGCCGGGTCACGACCCCGGCCCACAACGCCGGGTCACGGCCCTCGGCCCGACGGGCCGGGTCACGACCCCCGGCCCACGGGCTGCGTCACGCCGGCGAGGTCGTCATCGCCAGCTCGCCGTCCGCCGCCGTCACATAGACCGTGTCCCCGGCGGAGATCGCGCCGGCGAGCAACTTCTCCGACAACTCGTCGTCGAGCAGCCGCTGCACGGTCCGGCGCAGCGGCCGCGCGCCGAACTGCGGCTGGTGACCACGCCCGGCGAGCAGGTCGATCGCCGTGTCGGTCAGCTCCAGGTCGACGTGCTGGGCGCGCAGCCGGGCCCGGCTCTGCTCGACGAGCAGCGTCGTGATCTGGCGCAGCTGCGCGGTGTCGAGACCCTGGAAGAGGATGATGTCGTCGATCCGGTTCAAGAACTCCGGGCGGAACCGCTGACCGAGAAGGCCCATCAACTCCTCGCGGAGATCCTCCACGGACAGCCCGCTCGCGGTCGCGCTGAGGATGCGGTCGGCGCCCAGATTGCTGGTCATGATCACAACGGTGCTGGCGAAGCTGACGGTGCGTCCCTGACCGTCGGTGAGCCGGCCGTCGTCCAGGAGCTGCAGCAACGTGTTGAAGACGTCCGGATGCGCCTTCTCGATCTCGTCGAAGAGCAGCACACTGTACGGCTTACGGCGTACCGCCTCGGTCAGCTGACCGGCGTCGGCGTAGCCGACGTAGCCGGGCGGCGCACCCACCAGGCGGGAGACCGTGTGCCGTTCCTGGAACTCGCTCATGTCGAAACGGATCATCCGGTCCTGGTCGCCGAAGAGCGCCTCCGCCAGGGTGCGGGCCAGCTCGGTCTTGCCGACCCCGGTCGGGCCGAGGAACAGGAACGAGCCGTCCGGCCGCCGCGGATCGGCCATCCCGGCGCGGGCCCGGCGCACCGCCCGGGCGACGGCGCCGACCGCCTCGTCCTGCCCGATGACCCGGCCGTGCAGGTGCGCCTCCAGCGTGAGCAGGCGTTCCTTCTCCTCCCGGCTGACCCGGGAGACCGGGATGCCGGTGCGGCGGGCCACCACCTCGGCGATGTCGACGGCGGTCACCTCCGGCACGATCCCGTCGTTCTCGTCGGCGATCCGGGACAGCTCGTTCTGCGCGATCTCCAGTTCGGTGGTGATCCGCGCGGCGCGGTCGTAGTCCTCCGCGGCCACCGCGCTGTCCCGGTTGCGGCGCAGCTCCGACAGGCGATCCTCGACGCGTCTGGCCGCGGGATCCGGGGTGCGGGCCTTGAGGCGTACCCGTGCTCCGGCCTGATCGATCAGATCGATGGCCTTGTCCGGCAGGAACCGCGACGGGATGTATCGATCGGACAGTTCGGCGGCGGCGACCAGCGCCTCCTCGGTGATCCGCACCTGGTGGTGTGCCTCGTAACGGTCCCGCAGGCCGCGCAGAATCGCCACCGTGTCCTCGACACCCGGCTCGGCGACCAGGATCGGCTGGAAGCGGCGCTCCAGGGCCGGGTCCTTCTCGATGCCGGTGCGGTACTCGTCGACGGTGGTGGCGCCGACGACGTTCAGCTCGCCGCGGGACAGGGCCGGCTTGAGGATGGTGCCGGCGTCCATCGAGGAGTCGCCGGCCGCTCCCGCGCCGACGATCGTGTGCAACTCGTCGACGAAGAGGACGACGCCGGACTCCCGTACCTCGTCGATGACCTTCGTGAGGCGTTCCTCGAACTCACCGCGGTACTTCGCGCCGGCCACCATCCCGGCCAGGTCCAGGGCGACCAGCCGCCGGTTCGCGAGGGTCCGCGGCACGTCGCCGGTCACGATCCGCTGGGCGATCCCCTCGACGATGGCGGTCTTGCCGACACCCGGATCGCCGATCAAAACCGGATTGTTCTTGGTACGCCGGGACAGCACCTCGATCGTCTGTTCCACCTCGTCGGCACGGCCGATCACCGGGTCCAGCGTCCCGTGCCGAGCCTCCTCGGTGAGGTCGCGGCCGTACTCGTCGAGCGTCGGCGTGGTGCTCGGCCGCTGCGGCGCCCGGCTCAGCGGCAGCGTCCGCGGATCGGCGCCGACCAGCCGCCGCAGGATCCGCCCGGCCGGGGTCTCCGGGTTCGCGGCCAGTCCCAGCAGCACGTGCTCGCTGCCGATGTACGTGGAACCGGCCTCCCGTGCCTGCCGGTGCGCGTCGAGCAGCGCGCGTTTCGCCGCCGGGGTCAGGGACAGACCCGGCCCCGCCGCCCGCGCCGGGGTCAGATACTGCCGGACTTCGTCGACCAGCCGGTCCGGGTCGGCGCCGAGCCGCTGCAGCAGTTGCCGGCTCCCCGGCAGCTGCGCGGCCGCGGAGAGCAGGTGCTCGGTGCCGAGGTCCGGGTTGCCGGACTTCGCGGCCTGCTCGGCGGCATGGTCCACGAGATCCCGGGCGTCGCTGGAGAGCAGCCGGGTCAGATCCACCCGCTGAACCGGGCGCTCCGCGCCGAAGAACCGGCTGAAAAGATCATCGAATCCGCTCATCGGAGACATCGACATGGCACTTCCCTTCCCGAAGCCAGCCTCTGCGATCGAGGCTGCCCACCCGGGCCGGATCCGCCATCAGTCGGTTTACTGCTCTGCTCCGATCATCGCGGCGATCCGGGCGGCGTCGCCCCAGGAGAGGGTGAAGCCGGCGCCGCCATGGCCGTAGCAGGCGAAGACCGGACGGCCGTGGCCGGGGACCGGTTCGACGCGGACGCTGGACCGGCCCGGACGCAGACCGGCGGCGCGGGACAGGATGGGCTGGCCGGTCAGCTCGGGGACCAGGGCCCGTGCCCGGCGGAGAATGGCCTCCTCGGTCGCCGGGTCGGGCCGGGTGCTCCAGTCGCCGTGCTCGCCGGTGCCGCCGCAGACCACGTCGTCGCGGCGGGGGACCACGTAGGTGAGGCCGTCCGGGTTGTCCTCGTCGGTGATCCAGTCGGTGAGGCCGGGGTTGGCGAGCCGGACCACCTGGCCACGGATCGGGAAGACGCCGGTGTCGCCGAGGAGTTCGGCCGACCGGATGCCGGCCGCCACGACGACCACCTCGTCGTCGGGCACCGAACGCACGGTCGCGGTTCGGACCCGTACCCCGAGATCGTGAATTGCCGTGCGCAGCCAGGTGAGATAGACGTCGGTCTGGATCAGGGGCACCACGCAGCGCACCCCGTCGGGCCGGATCGTGTGGCCGGGGACGGCGCTGGTCCACGACAGATCGGCGTCGGGGCGGCGGGTGATCACCGTTCCGGTGCGCATGTGGACGCCGGTCTCGGGCACGGCGGCCAGCCGCTGGAACCGCTGGTAGGCGACGGACGCCGACTCCAGGACCGCGGGCGAGCGGCGCACGTCGTGCGGGAACCAGATCGCCGCGGCGACCGCGGACACCCCGGCGGTCGCCGGCTCCGAGGCCAGGATCCGCACGCGGTGGCCGGCCGTCGCCAGCTCGTGCGCGATGCTCATGCCGACCACGCCCGCGCCCACCACCGTTACGCTGCTCACAGGCACCAACCATAATGGTCGATGGGGGTGACGAGATTACCGGCGATCAGCTGCGGCGCATCGAAGCGGCGATCCTCGATGCCTATCGCAGTACGGATGATCTTGAGCGTCTCCTGCTCTTCTTCCTCAATCGGCGGCTGTCGCACCACGCCGACCTGCGCCGGCCGCTGCCGATGGTCGTGTTCCAGCTGATCCAGGCGGCGGAGAGCGAGGGCTGGCTGCGGTCGTTGATCCAGTCGGCGGTCGCGGACCGGCCGGGGAACGGGATGATGCAGGCGCTGGCCGAGCCGAGCGGACCGGCGGCTCCGGACGACCACCGGATGCTGGACACCGCGTTCTTCGACCTCGACCCGATCAAACGCGCGATCGTGGCGGCGAAGCGGCGCGACCGCGGACGGGTGCTCGGGTTCGGGCTGCACAGCGCCGAGGAATCGGTGGTCCGGAAACTGTGCTCGTGGTTGCCGCACTGCCTCGGCGAGACCGAATGCAAGTACTGGCTCAGCCTGCGCCCCGACATGGGCACCGTGGACTACCAGCTCAAGCAGATCCTCGACTACCGGCCCGACCTGGACCTGGCGAACGTGGTCTGCCCGATTCTGATCGACGGGGCGAGCGCGCCGGCCGTCGCCGCGTTCTGGGACGGGATCCGCGGGCACTTCGGGGCGCACGAGTTCACGTTCGTCGCGTTGTTCGTCAACGTGGGCGGCCGGCCGGGCGACTATCCGGACGGTGTCGTGGCGCTGCCGGCCCCGGCCGCCGACGAGACCGACCTGACGCTGTGGGCCCAGCAGATCGTGTCCCGCAAGGGCTGGCCGCCGATGCTCGCCGACTTCTGGGCCACCAAGATCGCCGGCCAGTGCGCCAGCGGCGACGACCTCGACATGCGGCGGCTGTTCGAGGCGATGGACCGTTCGATCCGTGACTTCCGCCGGGCGCCGGTGGAGTTCAGGCAGCACCTTGAGGAGTGGGGGAGCCGTGCAGACCCGTCACCGTGTTGACACCTCGTTGTGGTTCAACCCGGACGAGACGCTTCCGCCGTCCCGGACCGTCCAGGGTGTCACGGTCGAGCAGGAGCCGTACCGGTTCACGCCGCAACTCGCCTCGGCGGTGAACCTGGCGATCAGTCTCGGCCGGCCGCTGCTCGTGCAGGGCGATCCCGGTGTCGGGAAGACGCGGCTGGCGCACGCGATCGCGTACGCGCTCGGGCTGCCCCTGGAACAGGCGCACATCAAGTCCACCAGCAGGGGACGGGACCTGCTCTACCAGTACGACGCGGTACGCCGCCTGCACGACGCGCAGCTGCGCCGGTGGGGCGGCAAGGGGAACGACGCCCGGGAGTACGTCCGGCTCGGCCCGCTCGGGCGGGTGATCGCCCGCGCCCACGAGGGCCACCGGTCGGTGCTGCTGATCGACGAGATCGACAAGGCCGACCTGGACTTCCCGAACGACCTGCTGCGCGAGCTCGACGAGCTGGCGTTCACCGTCGACGAGGTTCCCGGCTGGGGGTACGCCGTGCCACGCGACCGCCCGGATCTGCGGCCGATCATCGTGGTCACCAACAACGAGGAGAAGGCGCTGCCCGGCGCGTTCCTGCGGCGCTGCGTCTTCCACTACATCGAGTTCCCGGACGACCCCGCCGACCTGGACGCGATCCTCACCCTGCACGAGGTGACCCGGCCGGACCTGCGGGAGGCGGTGATCGACATGATCGGCCGGCTGCGGCAGATCGACTTCGCGCGGCGGCCGGGGCTCAGTGAGCTGCTCGACTGGGCCGGGTTCCTGCAGGCCGTCGGGATGCCGGCCGAGGAGGTGGCCGGGCTGCCCTACCCGGAGGCGCTGCTCAAACAGCGCGCCGATCAGGCGCGGGCGGCGGAACGGCTCGGCCGGCGGTGAGTGAGCCCGCGGCAGCGCCCGAGTTCGTGCGGCAGCTCGTCGTGCGGCTGCGGCGGCGCGGGCTGCCGATCGGCGTCGACGACTGTCTGACGCTGCGGGCGGCGCTCTGCGCGGGCTTCGGGATCGCGTCGGCGCGCGAGTTCGAGGTGCTCTGCGTCAGCCTGTGGGCGAAATCGGTCAGCGAGCAGGAGACGATCCGGGCGGTGCTGGCCGCTGTGGACGTCCCGCGGTGGGACGACGTGGTGCCGGTGGAGGCTCCCGGCGCGGTGGCCGAAACCGTGAATGCCGGCAAAGACGCGCCGTCCGAACCGATGGCCGAGACCCCGGTGCCCACCGACACGCCGGCACCCCGCGACCTCCCGACCGTCCACCGCATGACCGGCATGTCCCTGATGCCCCCGAGCACCGGACAATTCGACTCCGGGCTCACCGTGGCCCCGCAGTACCCCCTGACCGCCCGGGAGATCGCCCAGACCTGGCGGCGGCTGCGGCGGCCGGTCCGCTACGGCGCCGCCACCGAGGTCGACGTCGATGCCACGATCGACGGGTACAGCCGTACCGGCGTCTTCACCGGACCGATTCTGATCCCGCCGCGCCGCAACACCGCACGGCTGATGCTGCTCGTCGACCGGAACGGCTCGATGACGCCGTACGGGAACTTCGTTCAGCACCTGGTCCGCGAGATCCACCACGCTGGCCGGCTCGAATCCATCGCCACCTGGTATTTCCACAACCTGCCGAGCACCCGCGCCGACACGTCGCTGCTGCGGGAGCTGCCCGACCCGTTCAGCCCGGAACTCGACCCGATCCTGGCGCGGATCGCCCCGTCGGCCGCGGGACGGCTCTACGCGGACCCGGAGCTGACCGAACCCCGTACCCTCGCCTCGGTGTTGGAAGTGACCCCGCCCGGCACGGTGGCGGTGATCATCAGCGATGGCGGGGCCGCCCGCGGCACGCTGCAGACCGCGCGCCTGGTCGGCACGATCGCCATGATCAAGGCGCTGCGCTGCCCGGTCGCCTGGATCAACCCGGTGCCGGCCCATCGATGGCCCGGCACGACCGCCGAGCAGATCGCCCGGCACGTGCCGATGTCCGAACTCACCGCCGAGGGCCTGCACCGGGCCGTCGACGCGCTGCGCGGCCAGCCCCGCCGCACGGAGCGACCGCTGTGAGCACGTGGACCGGCGCCTCGCCGTCGACGAGCCTGCTCTACCAGGCCCGGACCGCGCTCCCGCCGGGCGCCCTCGACCTGGCCTGCCACGCCGCCGTCCCGGCCGTCCTCGACGTCGGGCTGCTGCACCTGCTGAGGATCAACTTCTTCGTCGACCCGCCGACCGTTCTCGGACACGACGTCGAGGCCGAGCTGCTCAACTCCGCGCTGTTCGCCCCGGCCGGCCCGGGCCTCTACCAGGTCGATCCGCAGCTGCGCGGCCTGCTCCTCGCCGGGCTCGACGCGGCCTACGGCATCGACCGCCTGCGGAAGGTCGCGCTACTCCTGGAGCAGTACACCAACCAGGCCGACCCGTGGCAGCCGCGCGAACTGGAGTACGCCCAGCGCCTCACCGCGCTGAGCATCGTCGAACCGTCACGGGCCGCCGACTGGCTGGCGAACGCGCAACAGCAGGCCGCCGGCCGCGAGACCTTCGGCCAGGACTGGTTCGTCGCCATGCGCGAACGCCTCACCGAGTCACCCGGCGACATGGCCGAGACCTACGCCCGCCTCCTCGATCAGCAGCCGACGCCGGACACCGTCCGCGCCCTCGGCCAGCTCGGCCTCCTGCCGGGCGCCCCCGTCGGCGAGATCGTGGAACGCCTGCGCCACCTCGCGGAGAGCGGCGATGCCGCTGTCGCGGCGATGGCGGTCGAGGTCAGCGACACCCTGCGGCCCCTTTTCCGGTACGGGGTTTCACCCGTCCCGCAGAACGAGGACCGTCACGTCAGCCTCCTGAATCTCCTCGCCCTCGATCCGATGGCATTGGCAGACGTGGTGGGCACCGCCTGGCGCCCGCGCACCAACCGTGACTTCCTCCGCGTCCCGATCGGCGAGACGCCCGCCGGCAAGCCCGTGGACCTCGACCTCAAGGAGGCCGCGCAGCGGGGCATGGGCCCGCACGGCCTGGTGATCGGAGCGGGCGGGTCGGGGCGGCACGAGCTGCTGCGCACGATCGTGACCGCGCTGGCGCTCACGCACACCCCGGACCGGGTGAACTTCCTGCTCGTCGACAGCCGCTGGAACACCACCTTCGGCGCGCTGGCCGACTTGCCGCACACCGCCGGCACGGCCACGGCGCTGATCCCCGACCCGTACCTGATCGATCGTCTGGTGGAGGCCCTCGACGGTGAGCTGAACCGTCGCAAGGACCTGCTCCGGGAGGCGGGGAACTTCGCGAGCGCCCAGGATTACGAGCGGTCGCGGCGGGCCGGGCGGGAGCTCGAGAAGCTGCCGACCCTCGTGGTGATCTGCGACGAGTTCACCGAGCTGCTGTCGGCCGGCCCGGAAACCCTCCGGCAGGTGTTCCGCCGCATCGGGCGCACCGGCCGGGCACTCGGCGTCCACCTGATGCTCTCCGCCCGCCGCCTGACCGAGGAGCAGCTCGGTGACCTGGCGACGTACCTGTCGTACCGGATCGCGCTGCGGACCGACGCGGCGTCGGAGTCCCGCCTGGCGCTGGGGACGACTGAGGCCCATGAGCTGCCGGACGAGCCCGGCACCGGGTATCTCAACGCCGGGCCCGGACCGGCGATCCGCTTCCGGGCCGCCCGCCTGACCGGCCCGATCGCGGATTCCCTGGATACGGTCGTCGACATCCTCCGGAACTCCGGACCGCCGGCCCGGCCGGTGTGGCTTCCGCCGCTGACCCGGCAGGCCGCCCTCGACGAGGCGCTCGGCTCGCTCCGCGTGACATCGGAGCACGGGCTGCACGCCGGCGGGCTGCATGGCGAGCTTCTGCTGCCGATCGCGGTGTACGACCAGCCCCGTCAGCAGCGTCAGGACCTGTTCTGGATCGACCTGTCCGGCGACCGCGGCCATGTCGCGGTGGTCGGCGCGCGCCTCGCCGGGAAGTCGCCCGCCATCCGGACGCTCGTCTACGCGCTGGCTCTCACGCACACGCCACGAGAGATGCAGTTCTACTGTCTCGGTGACCTGGCCGGGTCGGCCGGGGAACTGCGCGCCCTGCCGCACGTGGGCGGGGTGGCCGACGACTACGACACGCACCAGGTGCGCCGGACCGTCCTGTTCCTCGAACAGCTGGTGAGCCAGCGGCAGCACGATCGCGACGACGGCGCCTTCGGGATCGTCTTCCTGATCATCGACGACTGCGCCCTCTTCCGGGAGCGGTTCCCGAACCTCCGGGACGCGGTCGCCGGCCTCGCCGCGGAGGGAGCGGGATACGGTGTCCACCTGATCGTCGCCGCGCGGGACTGGGCCGAGTTCTGGCTGCCCGTGGATGACTTCGGATCGCGGCTGGAACTGCGCCTCGACGACCCGACCACGTCGATCCTGGACCCGCAGGCTGCCCGGAGGGTGCCCCGGCAGGTCGGTCGTGGCATCGTCGCCGCGCCGTCCGGTGCGGTCGTGGACTTCCTCGCCCTCCGACCCGGCCTGAGCGGCGACCAGTGGCCGGACCCGCCGGCCAGGGCGGTGGCCGACGCCTGGACCGGCTCACCGGCGCCGCCGATCCCGATGCTGCCGGATGTTCTGCCCTACTGGATGATCCCGGGCGGCTTCGAACGCATGCGGGTGCCGATCGGCATCGGCGACGAGCGGCTCCAGCAGATCCACATCGACTTCCGCCTGAGTCCGCACTTCCTCGTCACCGGTGACCCGGGCCGGGGCAAGACGTCGTTCCTGCGAGCCCTGGCGGCGACCCTGACCCGCCAGGTCCCGGCCGAGGCCGTCCGTGTCATCCACATCGACCCCATGAACGGCAACGCCGCGCGTCTCATCGCGTCCACGATCGGCATCGTCGAGGAACGGCTGCCCGGCCCCGACGGGAGCCGATATCAGCCGGGTCCGGAGGTGTTCGTCCTCGTGGACGACTACCACGTCCTCGCGGGCGAGCGCAGCCCGCTGCGCCCGCTTGTGCAGCACCTGGTGCACGGCCGTGACATCGGGCTGCACCTGGTGATCGCACACAGGTACACCGACCGGTCCGCGGCCGACCCGGTCCTTCTGCGGTTGCGGGAGCTGAACTCCGCCGCCATGGTTCTCCCCGGACCGAGGACCGAGATGTCGATCTCGGCGGGCTTCGCCGGCCCGATGCCGCGAGGCCGGGGCATCATCAGCGTCCGTGACGAGGAGGTGCAGCTCATCCAGCTCTACCTCCCGCCGACCGGCGAGGATTCGGAGACGTGACGTGGCCATCGACGGCGTGACCGCCCGCCTGCTCAGCGAAGCCCTGCTCGACGCGTTCCTGCCGGACCGCCTCGACCAGATGCTGTTCTACCGGCTCGGCAAGCACCGTCATCGGATCACCATGAAGGCCGACCACGAGTCGATCATCTTCGACCTGATCATGGCGGCCGATGCGGAGGGCTGGCTCCCGCGCCTGGTCACGGCGGCCCGTGAGTCCCGTCCCGCCCATCCGGGCCTGGTGGTGGTCGCCGGGCGCCTGCACCTCACCGCCGACACCGGCGGCCATCTGGAGAGCATCCTCGACACCCGCGCCCCGGACATCCACCCGGCGCGGTTCCGGGCCGCGCTGGGCCTGCTCGAAGGTCAGATCTGCCGGATCGAACGCCGCACACCGACCGGCCCGGCGCCGCTCGGTACCGGCTTCCTGATCGGCCCTGATCTCTGCATGACCAGTTACCACGTGGTACGCCCGCTGATCGACGGCCGGATCGGCAGCGATGACGTGGGGCTGCGGTTCGACTACAAGCACACCGCCACGGCGCTGCCCGGCACGGTCTTCGCGCTCGCCCGTGACTGGCTGGTGGCGTCCGCGCCGAACAGCTCCTTCGAGGACCGTGACGGCGAGTCCGCCGAGCTTCCCGAGCCGGGCGAACTGGACTTCGCGGTCCTCCGGGTGGCCGGTGAACCGGGGGAGCAGCCGATCGGCGTGGACGCCGAACCGGGCGCGGCCCGGCGCGGCTGGATCGAGGCCGTGCACCGCGGCCCGTTGCGCGCCGGCGACGACCTGCTGGTCTTGCAGCACCTCATGGGTGAGCCGTTGCGGCTGGCGTTCGGGCGGGTGTCCGAGCTGAACGGCAACGGCACCCGGCTCAAGCACACCGCGAACACCGAGGCCGGCTCGTCCGGCTCGCCGTGTTTCACTCTCGCGCTGGAGCTCGCCGCGATCCACCAGGCCGGCGACCCCAACCGGGAGTCGTGGCACGTGCCGACCTACAACAGGGCCGTCCCGGCCGCGCCGATCTTCACTGCCTGGCGGGGTTGACCAGTGTTGTCAATACGTCGCGTGTCAACACTGGCTCGTCGATATCGGGATTGACAACAACCCGCATCAACACATCCGGCAGCCGCGGTCAACGTTGTCAACACTTGGCAACGGTGACCACCCGGGCCACCCCGGCCAGCGGAATCGTCTCCAGAGTGCCGTCGTCGGCCCGCCGCACCCGCATCGACCCGTCAGCACGCGAGTTCAGCAGCGTGCCGCAGATGATCGTCTCCTCGGCGGTCGACACCTTGACCAGCGGCGCCGCCGGTTTCGCCTCCGGCAGGAACCAGAGCAACCCGGCCGCCACCGTCAGCAGAGCCAGCGCCACACCCGCCATCCGCACAGCGGTCCGCAGCCGGTCGGCCACCGCCGCGGGCAGCGCCTGCTGATCGGCATGCCAGGCCAGAAGCGCCGTGTCGTCCGCGATCGATCGTTGACGAGGCCAGCCGTAGGCGGCCCGATAGGCGAGGGCGATCGCGACGGCTCCGGACAGGATCGCGAGGGCGACC is part of the Actinoplanes missouriensis 431 genome and encodes:
- a CDS encoding effector-associated domain EAD1-containing protein, with translation MAIDGVTARLLSEALLDAFLPDRLDQMLFYRLGKHRHRITMKADHESIIFDLIMAADAEGWLPRLVTAARESRPAHPGLVVVAGRLHLTADTGGHLESILDTRAPDIHPARFRAALGLLEGQICRIERRTPTGPAPLGTGFLIGPDLCMTSYHVVRPLIDGRIGSDDVGLRFDYKHTATALPGTVFALARDWLVASAPNSSFEDRDGESAELPEPGELDFAVLRVAGEPGEQPIGVDAEPGAARRGWIEAVHRGPLRAGDDLLVLQHLMGEPLRLAFGRVSELNGNGTRLKHTANTEAGSSGSPCFTLALELAAIHQAGDPNRESWHVPTYNRAVPAAPIFTAWRG